Part of the Aquicella lusitana genome is shown below.
AATCCATGACTGAAGCGTGCTCCAACCCCGCGGTCGCGGTCGTTGCCTATGAAACCCTACTGCACAAGCGTCCATTTGCGAACAGTATTCGAAGGCTCGCCTCCCGTTTTGAATCTCTGGCACCTGGCATTTCGAGGGCAGTGGAATTACTCACTTGGTATCCAACCAGCGGACAAGAGCCCGTTTCCCTCTCCTATAGCCAAATAAAAGAATTAGGCTGCCTAATAAGAAATCCCGCCATCCAGGGTGCACTTGAAAAAATGTATCACCTTATCAGGACTGAATATAATCTGAATCATACCATCATCGCGCGTATTAACAGGTTATTGTGGTACGGGTTTAATCCTTCCCTCAAACAACTTGAATCTGAATTATTTCAGCAGATGAAATATGACAATGTTGATCAGGTTCAGGCCACCATCGAAATGCTGTTAGGTATGCTGAATCAGCCAAAGGAATTTCACAAGATTACGAGCGAAGATTATGTGTATCGCGACGATGGAACACTCGAGGACGCGGTTGCCAACAATGATTACTATCAAGTGCTGTTGCATCTTAAATTTGATGAAGAAGGAGCGTTTTTAAAACCGTACTTGAATGAAAATAAAATCCAGCTGCAGCATTTACTTGAACTCGCTATTTCATCGGGCGCCAGTTTGGATATCATTAAAATTCTATTAGAGGTAGGCGCCAACTCCGAAGCTGCAAACGCATACGGCCTGACGCCGATTGCCCAAGCTGTTATCAGTCAGCACGTCGACGCTTTGATGTTTTTTATGGAGGCAGGCGCAAACACACTAACCCAGACGCCGCAGCAGCATACATTACTCCATCTTGCTGTTTTCAAGCACAATGCCGGAATGCTAAACATAATACTGCAGGCAAATGCCATTGAACTGATCAATTGGCCAGATAAACATGGTAGAACACCTCTCCACTATGCTGCCATCCATAACGACTTACCCACTTGCAAAATGTTAATTCAACATGGAGCTGATGTATTGCGTAAAGATAAAGATGAAAAAACAGCCAGCATGTATGCAAAAGATCTTTTACGCCAGTATATTCATCGTACTCAGATGATGCAGGAACATCGTGCCAGCATCAATGCGCGATACTTGTTTAAACTGGGACTTACCCGCAAAATTCAATCTTCTTCATTTTTTGGGCAAACCAGAAGTAAGTCCGACCAAACGACTCCTTCTGTTTGTAACTCAGCAATGATGAAACTCCCATCAGCGCCCAAGAATGACCACGCTATTTCTGCTGCAACTATCAAACTTGATTTCATGTCCAAACGCAGCCAGCGCTAGTTTGATAGCAGCTTGAAATCATTGAGCACTACTGCCTTTAAGCTGCTTCGATCCGTTCGGTTGGCATCTCGCAATTTTCTTTTTGAGCGATATAATAGCGAAGTGCGAATATCCGGTCCGAATGATCTATTCTTTACCAAAAAGGTATACCCTATGCTTGCCATTATTGATGCCTATCGCGCTGGCCTCCTTCGCTGGAATAACTGGCGGCCTAATCTGATTTCCGGGCTTATCGTAGGGGTCGTCGCCCTGCCTCTCGCTATGGCTTTTGCTATCGCATCGGGCGTCAAACCAGAGCAAGGATTGTATACAGCCATCATCGCCGGCTTTATTGT
Proteins encoded:
- a CDS encoding ankyrin repeat domain-containing protein, coding for MLKKLEAFLNDASSSHGTPVSVKSCQCNNMEAIKDYLYERFQAPQNQTILLLCADHAGYGDLLFGLRMAGVIKEKFPSITIHFVTSKSGQKKILELSGGIEFGLTDCIYNIEDYLGHINQTYANGAWLDNPAQLEQRDKMVPDLIIEAPVYSLLKPNIQYLPNKNNILLISEYGADANKSFTTISSSQKMQEYFEVNGINIASSIDTGFLEHESGILIDPSLAANSNRLAAWQSVPEPYRSILLQHRQPAAYDQDIELGMGYTAAPYLQGIGIFAELLGNSNKNADLLLLGHASEAYSMLDVNQILKENNFDLFIIHNLDNNEIQHIPLNNHQAKQARPERTFRLLHKKNIPHGQLTQLNKVAGCFRIATGDQSMTEACSNPAVAVVAYETLLHKRPFANSIRRLASRFESLAPGISRAVELLTWYPTSGQEPVSLSYSQIKELGCLIRNPAIQGALEKMYHLIRTEYNLNHTIIARINRLLWYGFNPSLKQLESELFQQMKYDNVDQVQATIEMLLGMLNQPKEFHKITSEDYVYRDDGTLEDAVANNDYYQVLLHLKFDEEGAFLKPYLNENKIQLQHLLELAISSGASLDIIKILLEVGANSEAANAYGLTPIAQAVISQHVDALMFFMEAGANTLTQTPQQHTLLHLAVFKHNAGMLNIILQANAIELINWPDKHGRTPLHYAAIHNDLPTCKMLIQHGADVLRKDKDEKTASMYAKDLLRQYIHRTQMMQEHRASINARYLFKLGLTRKIQSSSFFGQTRSKSDQTTPSVCNSAMMKLPSAPKNDHAISAATIKLDFMSKRSQR